A window of bacterium contains these coding sequences:
- a CDS encoding RraA family protein, translating into MRTFIIPVSIFLFLPVLSWSQKADKKILENGVNFIATHPYTAEENARLLKLYENLRVADVSDGLDQVGLPNTGLVDPSIHPLWQDFENLSHIIRGIALTVRFVPTQRPDRPAPGEKFSDWEGNFYGAYSAETFMSIIQPGNVIIIDDVEEKDIGSIGSNNILAWYKAGAVGVVTDASSRDTDEVTIEKVPLYLLKKGRGIRPGRNELESVNRPVEIGGVLVCPGDVIVADGDGVVVVPRKVAEEVALRAQEVLAGDKEGRRSLYKSLGIPLDKTVK; encoded by the coding sequence ATGAGGACATTCATAATCCCGGTCAGTATATTCCTGTTCTTACCAGTCCTGTCGTGGTCTCAGAAAGCCGATAAAAAAATCCTTGAAAACGGCGTCAACTTCATCGCTACACATCCATACACCGCCGAAGAAAACGCCCGCTTGCTCAAACTCTACGAAAACCTGCGTGTCGCCGATGTTTCCGATGGCCTCGATCAGGTCGGCCTGCCGAACACCGGGCTTGTCGATCCTTCAATTCATCCCCTCTGGCAGGATTTCGAGAACCTGTCGCACATCATACGGGGTATAGCGCTCACCGTTCGCTTCGTACCGACACAACGACCGGACAGACCGGCGCCCGGTGAAAAATTCAGCGACTGGGAAGGCAATTTCTATGGCGCTTATTCCGCAGAGACCTTCATGTCGATCATTCAGCCCGGAAACGTCATTATCATCGACGATGTCGAGGAAAAAGACATCGGCTCGATCGGTTCGAACAATATTCTCGCATGGTATAAAGCAGGCGCAGTCGGCGTGGTGACCGATGCAAGCTCCCGCGACACGGACGAGGTGACAATCGAGAAAGTACCACTCTATCTCCTCAAAAAGGGCCGTGGAATCCGCCCCGGACGGAACGAGCTCGAATCGGTCAACCGTCCCGTAGAGATCGGCGGCGTGCTCGTCTGTCCCGGCGATGTTATCGTTGCTGACGGCGACGGCGTCGTCGTGGTACCGAGGAAGGTTGCCGAGGAAGTGGCGCTCAGGGCGCAGGAAGTGCTTGCGGGGGACAAGGAAGGCAGGCGCTCGCTGTATAAGAGCCTTGGTATCCCACTTGACAAAACGGTAAAATGA
- the dinB gene encoding DNA polymerase IV — protein MPDIIHVDMDCFFAAVEVKDNPDLAGKPVIVGALPGTRGVVSACSYEARVFGVHSAMPISQAYRKCPHGVYLKPHGYRYVEESEKIRAIFLHYTPLVEPLSLDEAFLDVSGSHRLFGTSVEIGRAIKRRILEDTGLVASVGIAPTKFVAKIASDLEKPDGFVVVNDDEVLDFLRPLDARKMWGVGKATWKTLEKLGLTTIGDIGDYPVDELDRMFGKLGCHLHNLAHGIDERTVSPESDRKQVGAEYTFDIDTADTAEVERTLLALSDKVASRLLAKERKGNHITLKLRDETFRTVTRSRTLDRSIVSGEDIYREARDLFRKENLKGKKVRLIGVSVSGFEFEAQTSLFDHGSERKEKVEKLLADIRGRFGKGAITRASLIKNSKDSNKKKDAKREGLSNNDEKNF, from the coding sequence ATGCCTGATATCATCCATGTCGATATGGACTGCTTTTTTGCAGCCGTAGAGGTCAAGGACAATCCCGACCTTGCCGGGAAACCGGTCATTGTCGGCGCGCTTCCCGGAACACGCGGCGTCGTGTCCGCCTGTTCCTACGAGGCGCGTGTATTCGGCGTCCACTCTGCGATGCCCATCAGCCAGGCCTACCGTAAATGTCCCCACGGCGTCTATCTGAAACCCCACGGGTACCGGTATGTCGAGGAGTCCGAGAAGATACGGGCGATTTTTCTCCATTACACCCCGCTTGTCGAGCCGCTGAGCCTCGATGAGGCGTTTCTCGATGTTTCCGGGTCGCACCGTCTTTTCGGAACGAGCGTTGAGATAGGCCGCGCCATCAAACGCCGCATCCTCGAAGATACCGGTCTCGTCGCCTCTGTCGGCATCGCACCGACCAAGTTCGTTGCGAAAATCGCCTCGGACCTCGAAAAACCGGACGGCTTCGTCGTAGTCAACGATGACGAGGTGCTCGATTTTCTCCGTCCCCTCGATGCCCGTAAAATGTGGGGAGTCGGCAAGGCGACCTGGAAAACCCTCGAAAAGCTCGGCCTCACCACCATCGGCGATATCGGCGATTATCCGGTCGATGAACTCGATCGCATGTTCGGAAAGCTCGGCTGTCACCTTCACAATCTCGCGCACGGGATCGACGAGCGTACGGTCAGCCCCGAAAGCGACCGCAAACAGGTCGGCGCCGAGTACACGTTCGATATCGATACCGCGGACACTGCCGAAGTCGAGCGGACACTTCTCGCCCTCAGCGACAAGGTTGCCTCGCGGCTCCTTGCGAAAGAGCGGAAGGGGAACCACATCACTCTCAAACTCCGCGACGAAACATTCAGGACGGTGACCCGCTCGCGGACGCTCGACCGCTCGATCGTATCCGGCGAGGATATCTACCGTGAGGCGCGCGACCTGTTCCGAAAGGAGAATCTTAAAGGGAAAAAGGTTCGGCTCATCGGCGTGTCGGTCTCCGGGTTCGAGTTCGAGGCGCAGACCTCGCTCTTTGACCATGGATCGGAGCGGAAGGAAAAGGTCGAGAAGCTGCTCGCCGATATACGGGGGCGGTTCGGAAAAGGGGCGATCACGAGGGCGTCGCTGATAAAGAATTCAAAAGATAGCAATAAAAAAAAGGATGCAAAAAGGGAAGGATTATCGAACAATGATGAGAAAAACTTTTAA
- a CDS encoding cytosolic protein: protein MNQVLLEEIIEYVEHNIGSFHSKRLQSLENLKLDKILKRKNPYLFKAKNILTAQDFVKTLLDAHLSSQEETIFGDFLEGLAIFINEKAYGGHKSSAEGIDLEFEKEGIWYILSIKSGPNWGNSSQIRKMIDNFKKAKKILRSSNSKINVNSINGCCYGRDNKPDKGEYFKLCGQRFWSFISDNDNLYTDIIEPLGHKAKRKNEEFIEAYAQILNNFTQEFIQKYCDRGKINWKKLVQFNSEI from the coding sequence ATGAATCAGGTTCTGTTGGAAGAAATTATTGAATATGTTGAACATAATATTGGGTCATTTCATTCAAAACGTTTACAGAGTCTTGAAAATTTGAAGCTTGATAAAATTCTCAAGCGTAAAAATCCTTATTTATTCAAGGCAAAAAATATTTTAACCGCTCAAGATTTTGTTAAAACACTTTTGGATGCACATTTATCATCTCAAGAAGAAACGATTTTTGGAGATTTTCTTGAAGGTTTGGCAATTTTTATTAATGAAAAAGCTTATGGCGGCCATAAATCGTCCGCTGAAGGTATTGATCTGGAATTTGAAAAAGAAGGAATATGGTACATTTTATCAATAAAATCAGGACCCAATTGGGGTAATAGTAGCCAAATAAGAAAAATGATAGATAATTTTAAAAAGGCAAAAAAGATTTTAAGGTCAAGTAACTCGAAAATCAATGTTAACTCAATAAATGGCTGCTGTTACGGAAGAGATAACAAACCTGATAAGGGTGAATATTTTAAATTGTGCGGACAGAGGTTCTGGTCATTTATCTCCGACAATGATAATTTATATACTGATATTATCGAACCTCTCGGACATAAAGCAAAAAGAAAAAACGAAGAATTTATAGAAGCTTATGCTCAAATTTTGAATAATTTTACTCAAGAATTTATTCAAAAATACTGTGATCGAGGAAAGATAAACTGGAAAAAATTAGTTCAATTTAATTCTGAAATATAG
- a CDS encoding NTP transferase domain-containing protein translates to MKAIIPVAGSGTRLRPLTHTKPKALLYVGSKPIIAHIVDSLLPLGCRHLVLIISDEGFNITRYLKNHYPGLTIETIVQEERLGLGHAVSLTGDAAGDDDLIIVYGDTIIEGNLTEVTQCETDGLIAVKKVKDPRRFGVVNIHDGLITEFEEKPSKPRSNLAIVGFNYIKNSRVLFECLSEIITKDYKTRGEFQITDAFRLMVERGCTFKPLMIDKWFDCGTPRSLMETNRHMLEREGNDITIPGSIIIPPVSIPPNAEITTSIIGPYVSVGDCAVIDHSIISDSIIGTGARVSNASVASSLIGDDATIDDRPRRLIIGDNSSLDFNME, encoded by the coding sequence ATGAAGGCGATTATTCCGGTTGCTGGCTCGGGTACAAGGCTCAGGCCGCTCACCCACACCAAACCCAAGGCGCTCCTGTATGTCGGATCGAAACCGATTATCGCTCATATAGTGGATAGCCTGCTTCCTCTCGGGTGCAGACACCTTGTGCTCATTATCAGCGATGAAGGTTTCAATATCACCCGTTACCTGAAAAACCACTATCCCGGTCTTACCATAGAAACCATTGTTCAGGAGGAACGTCTCGGGCTCGGCCACGCGGTGAGTCTTACCGGAGATGCCGCCGGCGATGACGATCTCATCATTGTGTATGGCGATACAATCATCGAGGGAAACCTTACGGAAGTCACTCAGTGTGAAACCGATGGGCTGATCGCGGTCAAAAAAGTTAAAGATCCCCGTCGCTTCGGTGTGGTGAATATCCATGACGGACTGATTACCGAGTTCGAGGAAAAACCATCGAAACCTCGGTCGAACCTGGCAATCGTGGGATTCAACTATATAAAAAACTCCCGTGTTTTATTCGAGTGTCTGTCCGAAATCATCACGAAAGACTATAAAACACGAGGTGAATTCCAGATTACCGATGCCTTCCGGCTCATGGTCGAGCGCGGCTGTACGTTCAAACCGCTGATGATTGACAAATGGTTCGACTGCGGAACTCCCCGCTCACTCATGGAAACAAACCGTCACATGCTCGAACGCGAGGGAAACGATATCACCATTCCCGGCTCTATTATCATTCCGCCGGTTTCGATTCCCCCGAACGCGGAAATAACCACATCCATCATCGGGCCCTATGTGTCGGTCGGCGACTGTGCCGTTATCGATCACTCCATTATCTCGGACAGTATTATCGGCACCGGCGCCCGTGTTTCCAATGCCTCGGTGGCAAGCTCACTGATCGGGGATGATGCCACCATCGATGACCGGCCGAGGAGACTTATTATCGGAGATAATTCCAGCCTTGACTTTAACATGGAATAA
- a CDS encoding site-specific DNA-methyltransferase: MKSFTNIYLGDSGEVLKNIEDNSVDLIFTSPPYADRRKKTYGGVHPDKYVEWFLPISKELLRVLKTTGTFILNIKERVYNGERHTYVIELIMEMRRQGWLWTEEYMWHKKNCYPGKWPNRFRDSWERLLQFNKNKKFKMYQDRVMVPIGDWADNRLKNLSNTDKVRDNSRVGSGFGKNISNWINRSMVYPTNVLYLATECNNKKHSAAFPDALPEWFIKLFTNEYDTVLDPFMGSGTTIFVARNMGRNAIGIEIVPEYFKIVKNKVEINKPLLFEEKVIYESGSVGRNY, from the coding sequence ATGAAATCTTTCACAAATATATACTTGGGTGACTCCGGAGAAGTATTAAAAAATATCGAAGATAATTCTGTGGATTTGATTTTTACTTCGCCGCCTTATGCTGATCGCCGCAAAAAAACATATGGCGGGGTACATCCTGACAAATATGTTGAATGGTTTTTACCAATTTCAAAAGAATTATTGAGAGTTTTAAAAACAACCGGTACTTTTATACTGAACATAAAAGAACGTGTATATAACGGTGAGAGACATACCTATGTAATTGAGTTAATTATGGAGATGAGAAGACAGGGATGGTTATGGACAGAAGAATATATGTGGCACAAAAAAAATTGCTACCCGGGAAAATGGCCTAACCGATTTAGAGATTCATGGGAGCGATTACTGCAATTTAATAAGAATAAAAAATTTAAAATGTATCAAGACCGGGTAATGGTACCAATTGGTGACTGGGCGGATAATCGTTTAAAGAATCTGAGCAATACGGATAAAGTTAGAGATAATTCAAGAGTCGGCAGTGGATTCGGGAAAAATATATCAAATTGGATAAACCGTTCAATGGTATATCCCACCAATGTTCTTTATCTGGCAACCGAATGTAACAATAAAAAACACAGTGCCGCCTTTCCGGACGCATTACCGGAATGGTTTATCAAGTTATTTACAAATGAATATGATACCGTTTTAGACCCTTTCATGGGTTCCGGTACAACAATATTTGTCGCACGAAACATGGGTAGAAATGCCATTGGTATTGAAATTGTACCGGAATATTTTAAAATAGTAAAAAACAAAGTGGAAATAAATAAACCATTATTGTTTGAAGAAAAGGTAATATATGAATCAGGTTCTGTTGGAAGAAATTATTGA
- a CDS encoding RraA family protein — protein MAIDRPKPDFVNTDVTGEDYPYKVPDPPKVIRTLDIDDMERVKRYKRLYGGCVSDAMWLSGIVNTILDHGLRALKEHDIIAGRCLPIKWHSVATESHLTEEEKDARQLKWLKEDSPQKRMMKSIFPGAVLVFDTGGDMQAAQFGEMSCNLARSRGCVGIVNSGMTRDTQYIFKLGDFPYFARGTTPNFYGGWRVLEVNVPIHIRGHLTHYVVVNPGDFIFGDDDGLQIIPKLYVDEVLLRAEEILAFENAEREAIRNGMPIDKVYDTFGDL, from the coding sequence ATGGCGATTGACAGGCCGAAGCCGGATTTTGTCAATACCGATGTGACCGGAGAGGATTATCCGTATAAAGTACCTGATCCTCCCAAAGTGATTCGTACTCTCGACATTGATGATATGGAACGCGTCAAGCGCTACAAGAGGCTGTACGGTGGTTGTGTAAGCGATGCCATGTGGCTTTCCGGCATCGTGAACACGATACTCGATCACGGTTTGAGGGCGCTCAAGGAACATGATATCATCGCAGGCCGCTGTCTGCCGATTAAATGGCATTCGGTCGCTACTGAGTCTCATCTGACCGAGGAAGAGAAGGACGCCCGTCAGCTCAAATGGCTCAAGGAGGATTCACCGCAGAAGAGGATGATGAAATCTATCTTCCCCGGCGCCGTTCTCGTTTTCGATACCGGCGGCGATATGCAGGCTGCGCAGTTCGGCGAAATGAGCTGCAACCTCGCACGGTCGCGCGGCTGTGTCGGCATCGTGAATTCCGGTATGACCCGTGACACCCAGTACATATTCAAGCTCGGCGATTTCCCGTACTTTGCCCGCGGCACAACGCCGAACTTTTACGGCGGCTGGCGTGTCCTGGAGGTCAATGTGCCCATTCACATACGCGGTCATCTGACCCATTATGTCGTGGTCAATCCGGGTGACTTCATTTTCGGTGATGATGACGGTCTCCAGATTATTCCGAAGCTCTATGTGGACGAGGTCCTCCTCCGCGCCGAGGAGATTCTGGCTTTCGAGAACGCCGAGCGCGAGGCTATCCGAAACGGCATGCCTATCGACAAGGTGTACGACACGTTCGGAGATTTGTGA
- a CDS encoding glycoside hydrolase family 3 protein, which yields MNRREFVRHIAAAVPCALVLSGCGTEKSPETEKKKAGVLTSFGCTLDEKDRQWLEDTWKAMTLEEKACQILMSFVASPQQLEDAQALAGQGRVGGIWEIPFFEKNRTLDYIVSWRDDLRNRARFPLLMGCDAEFGTRGICTEDGTLTPPNMALCATGSPQNAAEIARIIARECRAMGFHIIGSPVVDVNINPDNVIINIRSFSDDPVRVADMAEAFVGAMQAEGAAATAKHFPGHGDTSVNSHLDLPVIDHPLERIERVELFPYKRLIPKGLLAIMSAHIIFPAIDPSRPATLSKPVLTGLLREKLGFRGIIVSDEMAMNAIEKNFPFPNSVYDAVNAGVDLIVTQHNKKTAEALAEGASSGKIMPDRIEASARRILELKAYLKAYTAPPSLDEARKIVGCAEHRETALAIARKAVVAPRSEGLPLKADNSTALVILTNSKSGAPELKSVFLESVPGGTVFDPPPDSADALPDGVRKAKSVIVALKIQPLSWDPLGGKMPASHKALLEKIRSLGKKPAYLVMASPYIARELQDARTLVFTFGVGDPCARAGFEALFGRLTPQGVPPVRIAGILEPPA from the coding sequence TTGAATCGCCGTGAATTTGTACGACATATTGCTGCGGCTGTGCCATGCGCACTTGTGTTATCCGGCTGTGGTACGGAGAAATCGCCGGAAACAGAAAAGAAAAAAGCCGGGGTACTCACGAGTTTCGGATGCACCCTCGATGAAAAAGACAGGCAGTGGCTCGAAGATACCTGGAAAGCGATGACTCTCGAGGAAAAAGCATGCCAGATTCTCATGTCCTTTGTGGCGTCCCCTCAGCAGCTCGAAGATGCGCAGGCGCTTGCGGGCCAGGGGAGAGTCGGCGGCATCTGGGAGATACCCTTCTTCGAGAAAAACCGTACCCTCGACTATATCGTGTCATGGCGTGATGATCTCCGGAACCGGGCTCGCTTTCCTCTTCTCATGGGGTGCGATGCGGAATTCGGCACAAGAGGTATCTGTACGGAGGACGGTACGCTGACTCCTCCCAATATGGCGCTGTGCGCTACGGGTTCTCCTCAGAATGCCGCGGAAATCGCGCGTATAATCGCCCGTGAGTGCCGCGCCATGGGCTTTCATATCATCGGTTCCCCAGTCGTCGATGTCAACATAAATCCGGATAACGTCATCATCAATATTCGCAGTTTCAGCGACGACCCCGTCCGGGTCGCCGATATGGCGGAGGCGTTTGTCGGGGCAATGCAGGCTGAGGGCGCAGCGGCGACAGCAAAGCATTTCCCCGGTCACGGCGATACGAGTGTGAACAGCCACCTCGACCTGCCGGTCATCGATCATCCTCTCGAACGGATCGAACGGGTTGAGTTATTCCCGTACAAACGCCTCATTCCAAAGGGGCTTCTGGCAATCATGTCCGCGCATATCATATTTCCGGCGATAGACCCGTCACGGCCCGCGACGCTTTCAAAACCGGTGCTGACCGGGCTTCTCCGCGAAAAGCTCGGATTCAGGGGGATTATCGTGTCCGATGAGATGGCCATGAATGCCATCGAGAAGAACTTCCCGTTTCCGAATTCGGTTTATGATGCGGTCAACGCCGGGGTGGACCTCATCGTGACCCAGCACAACAAAAAAACTGCCGAGGCGCTGGCGGAAGGAGCCAGTTCAGGAAAGATCATGCCCGACCGTATCGAGGCTTCCGCCCGGAGGATTCTGGAGCTGAAAGCTTACCTCAAGGCGTATACCGCGCCGCCGTCGCTCGATGAAGCCCGTAAGATTGTCGGCTGCGCAGAGCACCGTGAGACCGCGCTGGCCATAGCCCGCAAGGCAGTCGTCGCCCCACGGTCGGAAGGGCTGCCGCTCAAAGCCGATAACTCCACTGCGCTCGTGATTTTGACCAATTCAAAGAGCGGAGCCCCCGAATTGAAATCCGTATTTCTCGAATCCGTTCCCGGCGGCACGGTCTTCGATCCGCCGCCTGACAGCGCTGATGCTTTGCCGGATGGTGTGCGGAAGGCGAAATCGGTAATCGTCGCCCTCAAAATTCAGCCTCTGAGCTGGGACCCGCTCGGCGGCAAAATGCCCGCTTCCCATAAAGCGCTGCTCGAAAAAATCCGCTCGCTCGGAAAGAAACCGGCATATCTCGTCATGGCATCGCCGTATATCGCCCGTGAGCTGCAGGATGCCCGGACGCTTGTCTTTACGTTCGGTGTGGGTGACCCGTGCGCACGGGCAGGTTTCGAGGCGCTTTTCGGCAGGCTTACACCGCAGGGGGTGCCCCCGGTCAGGATCGCGGGGATTCTCGAACCTCCGGCCTGA
- a CDS encoding bifunctional homocysteine S-methyltransferase/methylenetetrahydrofolate reductase: MGNQNTFLDEIRSTVLIGDGAIGTELFARGASLNTGVERLNLLAPDMVLELHKDYVAAGSRVIETNTFGANRLNLEKYGAGHEARDIIAAGVKLARKAAGKNIYVAGSVGPLPLIEGEPLSDSEQDSLFSDQITALQESGVDLLIFETFIDLNQLLRALALARSLTGIPIIAQMAFESGGRTASGDSAEQFLQSCIKAGADVVGANCGSGVQSVVDAIGTIAPFGIPMSAYMNAGFAERIEDRFIYIAPHDYLAKKAAELVHSGVRLVGGCCGTGPDTIRAIVKALSEGKYVVPAPIHVEARPATGIEALPEPAVSKIPAPPHGILVELDPPKRPDISALLKSAETLKKAGVQAFTLADNPLASVRVDVLTAAGALMQKTGMPVIPHLTGRDRNRIGLQSTILGAHVLGIRSLLCVTGDPIRMYHETNTSGVFDVTSIGLVKLVSEFNSGQRLNEQGHTSFSIGVALNPNVRSIDGQIGKLRRKIDAGAHFVLTQPIFDIERLDTLQDALDKAHIHIPVYIGLMPLKSSGQADYLHFEVPGIYIPDTIRERLGRYTEPADQQTEGIAIARELVERMAPRVYGLYLISSMNRAEPLLPVIESIQSHAVWGKEISK; encoded by the coding sequence ATGGGAAATCAGAATACGTTTCTGGATGAAATACGCAGCACCGTACTGATTGGGGACGGTGCTATCGGCACAGAGCTGTTCGCCCGTGGAGCCAGCCTCAACACCGGCGTGGAACGGTTGAATCTTCTGGCCCCGGATATGGTGCTGGAACTCCACAAGGATTATGTCGCGGCAGGCAGCAGAGTCATCGAGACGAATACATTCGGCGCTAACAGGCTGAATCTGGAAAAATACGGGGCGGGCCACGAAGCCCGTGATATCATTGCCGCCGGGGTAAAACTGGCGCGAAAGGCCGCCGGTAAAAACATCTATGTGGCCGGTTCGGTCGGCCCCCTGCCGCTCATCGAAGGCGAGCCCTTATCGGATTCAGAACAGGACTCATTGTTTTCGGATCAGATAACCGCTCTACAGGAGAGCGGAGTCGATCTCCTCATCTTCGAAACATTCATTGATCTCAATCAACTCCTGAGAGCGCTTGCCTTGGCGCGGTCGTTGACAGGTATCCCGATAATCGCCCAGATGGCTTTCGAGAGCGGGGGACGGACGGCGAGCGGCGACAGCGCTGAACAATTCCTCCAATCCTGTATCAAAGCCGGTGCCGATGTCGTGGGGGCGAATTGCGGCAGCGGGGTACAGTCGGTTGTCGATGCTATCGGAACAATCGCCCCGTTCGGCATACCCATGAGCGCATACATGAATGCAGGATTCGCCGAGCGGATCGAGGATCGGTTCATCTATATCGCCCCCCATGATTATCTGGCAAAAAAAGCCGCCGAGCTCGTTCACAGCGGCGTCCGGCTTGTCGGCGGCTGCTGCGGCACTGGCCCCGATACCATAAGGGCCATTGTCAAAGCGCTTTCCGAGGGAAAGTATGTCGTTCCGGCCCCGATCCATGTCGAGGCCAGACCCGCAACAGGAATCGAAGCGCTTCCCGAACCGGCTGTATCGAAAATACCCGCGCCGCCGCACGGTATTCTCGTGGAGCTCGACCCCCCGAAACGTCCCGACATATCCGCACTCCTGAAAAGCGCCGAGACACTCAAAAAGGCCGGTGTTCAAGCCTTTACGCTCGCCGACAATCCTCTCGCTTCCGTGCGGGTGGATGTTCTGACAGCGGCTGGAGCGCTCATGCAGAAAACGGGTATGCCGGTCATACCTCATCTCACAGGCCGTGACCGTAACCGTATAGGCTTGCAGTCAACCATACTGGGCGCCCATGTGCTCGGCATACGGTCGCTGCTCTGTGTTACCGGCGATCCGATCCGGATGTACCACGAAACAAACACCTCGGGCGTGTTCGATGTCACTTCGATCGGACTGGTAAAGCTCGTGTCGGAGTTCAACTCGGGGCAGCGGTTGAACGAACAGGGACATACATCCTTTTCCATCGGCGTGGCGCTGAATCCCAATGTCCGCAGTATCGACGGGCAGATCGGAAAACTCCGGCGAAAAATCGACGCGGGGGCTCATTTCGTACTCACCCAGCCGATTTTCGATATCGAACGTCTCGATACCCTGCAGGATGCGCTCGACAAGGCGCATATTCATATCCCGGTTTATATCGGCCTGATGCCGCTGAAATCCTCCGGCCAGGCGGATTATCTTCATTTCGAGGTGCCCGGTATTTACATTCCCGATACCATCCGTGAGCGTCTGGGGCGTTATACGGAGCCTGCCGACCAGCAGACGGAGGGGATCGCCATAGCACGGGAGCTTGTCGAGCGCATGGCGCCGCGGGTATACGGATTGTACCTGATTTCCTCGATGAACCGTGCGGAGCCGCTTCTTCCGGTCATCGAATCGATTCAGAGCCATGCGGTTTGGGGAAAGGAAATCAGCAAATAG
- the thyX gene encoding FAD-dependent thymidylate synthase has translation MNQPNIKLLTFTADAEKLVCAAAKLCYASDPGTIFDNSGDEIRKFLARLRSMGHLSPFEHASYTFLLEGISRALTHQLVRHRIASYSQRSQRYVSHDSFDYIVPPSLRGKTVETEDGCVDAEIYFRDFMKHAAETYRRLLTALGGEHESAIEDARYVLPNATETKIMVTMNARELFHFFGERLCNRAQWEIRTAADGMLVQVRAVSPVIFRGIGPKCVQLGYCPEGKMSCGRMKEMRERYQ, from the coding sequence ATGAATCAGCCGAATATCAAGCTTCTCACATTCACCGCCGATGCGGAAAAACTTGTCTGCGCGGCGGCAAAACTCTGCTATGCCTCCGATCCCGGCACCATTTTCGATAATTCCGGGGATGAGATACGGAAATTTCTGGCGCGGCTCAGAAGCATGGGACACCTGAGTCCTTTCGAACATGCCTCGTATACCTTCCTCCTTGAGGGAATTTCGCGGGCGCTCACTCACCAGCTCGTCCGTCACCGTATAGCCTCCTATTCACAGCGGAGCCAGCGGTATGTCTCGCATGATTCGTTCGACTACATCGTTCCGCCGAGTCTCAGGGGAAAAACGGTCGAAACGGAAGATGGCTGTGTTGACGCCGAAATATATTTCAGGGATTTCATGAAGCATGCGGCAGAGACCTACCGTAGACTTTTAACCGCGCTCGGTGGTGAGCACGAATCGGCCATCGAGGATGCCCGGTATGTCCTTCCCAATGCGACCGAAACCAAAATCATGGTGACCATGAATGCCCGAGAGCTGTTCCACTTTTTCGGCGAGCGGCTCTGCAACCGCGCCCAGTGGGAAATCAGAACCGCGGCGGATGGTATGCTCGTACAGGTACGGGCGGTATCGCCCGTCATTTTCAGGGGTATCGGACCGAAATGCGTGCAGCTCGGTTATTGTCCCGAGGGGAAAATGTCCTGCGGCCGCATGAAAGAAATGAGAGAACGGTATCAGTAA
- a CDS encoding dihydropteroate synthase — protein sequence MFTVIGERINMTRKSIRTKVWERDEAFIRAEAARQANAGATHIDINAGGDPSKEVDDMKWLAGVVSDEVSIPLSFDSANPEAIRAGLEICNRPGTIVNSITMEKERVGGILPLVKEFNTGVICLTMNDQGMPEDYEGRARITDDVIAMFNASGLSHDRAYFDHLVRPASTNPGQARFILDAVRYTRETYPEAHIALGLSNISFGIPKRNNFNRAFLAMLVAAGADGAIIDPTEADMMITLCSARAVMGYDEYCMGYLEKMRSEGLA from the coding sequence ATGTTTACAGTAATCGGCGAACGTATCAACATGACCCGTAAATCAATCCGGACAAAGGTATGGGAACGTGACGAAGCCTTCATCCGCGCCGAAGCAGCCCGTCAGGCAAACGCCGGCGCAACCCATATAGACATCAATGCCGGCGGCGACCCTTCCAAGGAAGTCGATGACATGAAATGGCTTGCCGGAGTCGTTTCCGACGAGGTGAGCATTCCGCTCTCGTTCGATTCGGCGAATCCGGAGGCGATCAGGGCGGGCCTGGAAATCTGCAACCGTCCCGGAACAATAGTCAACTCGATCACCATGGAAAAAGAGCGCGTCGGGGGCATCCTTCCTCTTGTTAAAGAATTCAACACCGGAGTAATCTGCCTGACCATGAACGACCAGGGGATGCCGGAAGACTACGAGGGCAGGGCGCGGATCACCGACGATGTCATTGCCATGTTCAACGCCAGCGGCCTGTCGCACGACCGGGCGTACTTCGACCACCTCGTCCGTCCCGCCTCGACCAATCCCGGGCAGGCGCGGTTCATCCTCGATGCGGTGCGGTACACGAGGGAGACGTATCCGGAGGCGCACATCGCGCTCGGGCTCTCGAATATCTCGTTCGGCATTCCGAAACGCAACAACTTCAACCGGGCATTCCTTGCCATGCTCGTTGCCGCGGGTGCGGACGGCGCCATAATCGATCCGACCGAAGCCGACATGATGATCACCCTCTGTTCGGCCCGTGCGGTCATGGGATACGACGAGTACTGCATGGGATACCTTGAAAAGATGCGGAGCGAAGGTCTGGCGTAA